A portion of the Micromonospora tarapacensis genome contains these proteins:
- a CDS encoding AAA family ATPase has protein sequence MAQPTTPDAPTPNGAQASASPTTPAQDATLLERALFEIKRVIVGQDRMVERMFVALLARGHCLLEGVPGVAKTLAVETLAKVVGGSFARVQFTPDLVPADIMGTRIYRQSSEKFDVELGPVFVNFLLADEINRAPAKVQSALLEVMSERQVSIGGETHRVPNPFLVMATQNPIEQEGVYPLPEAQRDRFLMKIIVGYPTDAEEREIVYRMGTAPPEPTAVFDTADLIALQHKADQVFVHNALVDYAVRLVLATRTPAEHGMPDVAQLIQYGASPRASLGLVRATRALALLRGRDYALPQDVQDIAPDILRHRLVLSYDALADDVPADHVVHRVMSTIPLPSVAPRQQATPPGTVAPTSGWPGQRP, from the coding sequence GTGGCCCAGCCGACCACGCCCGACGCACCGACGCCGAACGGGGCGCAGGCGTCCGCGTCGCCGACCACCCCGGCGCAGGACGCCACCCTGCTGGAGCGGGCGTTGTTCGAGATCAAGCGCGTGATCGTCGGGCAGGACCGGATGGTCGAGCGGATGTTCGTCGCCCTGCTGGCCCGGGGGCACTGCCTGCTGGAGGGCGTACCGGGGGTGGCCAAGACCCTCGCGGTGGAGACCCTCGCGAAGGTGGTCGGCGGGTCGTTCGCCCGGGTGCAGTTCACCCCGGACCTGGTGCCGGCAGACATCATGGGTACCCGGATCTACCGGCAGTCCAGTGAGAAGTTCGACGTGGAGCTTGGGCCGGTCTTCGTCAACTTCCTGCTCGCCGACGAGATCAACCGGGCGCCGGCCAAGGTGCAGTCGGCACTGCTGGAGGTGATGAGCGAGCGGCAGGTCTCCATCGGCGGCGAGACCCACCGGGTGCCGAACCCGTTCCTGGTGATGGCCACCCAGAATCCGATCGAGCAGGAGGGGGTCTATCCGCTGCCGGAGGCGCAACGGGACCGGTTCCTGATGAAGATCATCGTGGGTTACCCGACCGACGCCGAGGAGCGGGAGATCGTCTACCGGATGGGCACGGCCCCGCCCGAACCGACCGCCGTGTTCGACACCGCCGACCTGATCGCCCTGCAGCACAAGGCCGACCAGGTCTTCGTGCACAACGCCCTGGTCGACTACGCGGTCCGGCTGGTGCTGGCCACCCGTACGCCGGCCGAGCACGGCATGCCCGACGTGGCGCAGCTGATCCAGTACGGCGCCAGCCCGCGCGCCTCGCTCGGGCTGGTCCGGGCGACCCGGGCGCTGGCGCTGCTGCGCGGGCGCGACTACGCGCTGCCGCAGGACGTGCAGGACATCGCGCCGGACATCCTGCGGCACCGGCTGGTGCTCAGCTACGACGCGCTCGCCGACGACGTGCCGGCCGACCACGTGGTGCACCGGGTGATGTCGACCATCCCGCTGCCGTCGGTGGCGCCCCGGCAGCAGGCCACGCCGCCCGGCACCGTGGCGCCGACCTCGGGGTGGCCCGGGCAGCGACCGTGA
- a CDS encoding DUF58 domain-containing protein translates to MARAATVTSTTPRPGNPDRPPDVTTDRSGAVLARLQLMVTRKLDGLLQGDYAGLLPGPGSEAGESREYRPGDDVRRMDWPVTARTTTPHVRRTVADRELETWLAVDLSASLDFGTGRWLKRDVVIAAAAAITHLTVRGGNRIGAVVGSGGDLPSRRGRRAAPTVAGAGRLARLPARSGRKEAQGMLRAIAGTEIRPGRGDLGALVDMLNRPPRRRGVAVVISDFLAPPEQWARPLRKLRVRHDVLAIEVVDPRELELPDVGVLPVVDAETGELHEVQTADPGLRHRYATAAAAQRAEIAAAIRAAGAAHLRLRTDRDWLLDMVRFVAAQRHARTRGTTR, encoded by the coding sequence GTGGCCCGGGCAGCGACCGTGACCTCGACCACCCCTCGACCGGGCAACCCGGACCGCCCACCGGACGTGACCACCGACCGTTCCGGTGCGGTGCTGGCCCGGCTGCAACTGATGGTCACCCGCAAGCTCGACGGGCTGTTGCAGGGTGACTACGCGGGCCTGCTGCCCGGACCGGGCAGCGAGGCCGGCGAATCGCGGGAGTACCGCCCCGGCGACGACGTGCGCCGGATGGACTGGCCGGTCACCGCCCGAACCACCACCCCGCACGTCCGGCGCACGGTGGCCGACCGGGAGCTGGAGACCTGGCTGGCGGTCGACCTGTCGGCGAGCCTGGACTTCGGCACCGGACGGTGGCTCAAGCGGGACGTGGTGATCGCCGCGGCGGCGGCGATCACGCACCTGACGGTGCGCGGCGGCAACCGGATCGGGGCGGTCGTGGGCAGCGGCGGCGACCTGCCGTCGCGGCGTGGCCGGCGGGCGGCGCCGACGGTGGCCGGTGCGGGCCGGCTGGCCCGACTGCCCGCCCGATCCGGGCGCAAGGAGGCGCAGGGCATGCTGCGCGCCATCGCCGGCACCGAGATCCGGCCGGGGCGCGGCGACCTCGGCGCGCTTGTCGACATGCTCAACCGCCCGCCCCGGCGGCGCGGTGTCGCGGTGGTCATCTCCGACTTCCTCGCCCCGCCGGAGCAGTGGGCCCGCCCACTGCGCAAGCTGCGGGTCCGGCACGACGTACTGGCGATCGAGGTGGTCGACCCGCGGGAGCTGGAACTGCCCGACGTCGGGGTGCTGCCGGTGGTCGACGCGGAGACCGGCGAGCTGCACGAGGTGCAGACCGCCGATCCGGGGCTGCGGCACCGCTACGCCACGGCCGCCGCCGCCCAGCGAGCGGAGATCGCCGCCGCGATACGCGCCGCCGGCGCCGCTCATCTGCGACTGCGTACGGACCGAGACTGGCTGCTGGACATGGTGCGTTTCGTGGCCGCGCAGCGGCACGCCCGCACCCGGGGGACGACGCGATGA
- a CDS encoding VWA domain-containing protein translates to MIRLMQPWWLLAVLPVLALAALYVWRQLRRREYALRFTNVDLLRTVAPKGLGWRRHLPATAFLLALLVLAGALARPAVDTREPLERATIMLAVDVSLSMQADDVAPNRLEAAQEAAKQFVAELPETYNVGLVSFAKSANVLVPPTKDRPAVTSAIDGLVLAEATATGEAVFTCLEAIRSVPADGASGIPPARIVLLSDGYRTAGRSVEEAAAAAQAANVPVSTIAFGTDSGHVDIGGQLQRVPVDRLALAELAETTEGFSYEAATVSELKQVYQDMGSSIGFRTEPREITQWYAGIALLLALCAGAFSLLWSSRML, encoded by the coding sequence ATGATCAGATTGATGCAACCGTGGTGGCTGCTGGCCGTGCTGCCGGTGCTCGCCCTCGCCGCCCTCTACGTCTGGCGGCAGCTGCGCCGCCGGGAGTACGCGCTGCGGTTCACCAACGTGGACCTGCTGCGTACCGTGGCGCCGAAGGGTCTCGGCTGGCGCCGGCACCTGCCGGCGACCGCGTTCCTGCTGGCCCTGCTGGTGTTGGCCGGTGCGCTGGCCCGGCCGGCGGTCGACACCCGGGAGCCGCTGGAGCGGGCCACCATCATGCTGGCCGTCGACGTCTCCCTGTCCATGCAGGCCGACGACGTGGCGCCGAACCGGTTGGAGGCCGCCCAGGAGGCGGCCAAGCAGTTCGTGGCGGAGCTGCCCGAGACGTACAACGTGGGGCTGGTCTCGTTCGCCAAGTCGGCCAACGTGCTGGTGCCGCCGACCAAGGACCGCCCGGCGGTGACCAGCGCCATCGACGGGCTGGTGCTGGCCGAGGCGACGGCGACCGGCGAGGCGGTCTTCACCTGCCTGGAGGCGATCCGGTCGGTGCCGGCCGACGGTGCGTCGGGGATCCCGCCGGCCCGGATCGTGCTGCTGTCCGACGGCTACCGCACGGCGGGGCGTTCGGTGGAGGAGGCGGCTGCGGCGGCGCAGGCGGCGAACGTGCCGGTCTCCACCATCGCCTTCGGCACGGATTCCGGCCACGTCGACATCGGCGGTCAGTTGCAGCGGGTGCCGGTGGACCGGCTCGCTCTCGCCGAGCTGGCCGAGACCACCGAGGGCTTCTCCTACGAGGCGGCCACGGTGAGCGAGCTGAAGCAGGTGTACCAGGACATGGGCAGCTCGATCGGGTTCCGGACGGAGCCGAGGGAGATCACCCAGTGGTACGCCGGCATCGCGCTGCTGCTGGCGCTGTGTGCCGGCGCGTTCAGCCTGCTCTGGTCCTCCCGGATGCTCTGA
- a CDS encoding acyltransferase family protein, whose protein sequence is MSGRLTAHRPQRDPAIDGLRAYAVAGVVLGHWLVTGLVLDAGGRLTLASPLTAMPALAPVSWVLQTLGLFFFTAGYASGRSAARRPGPGWLTRRLHRLLLPAVALLGTGAAVLLAATVAGVSEDNLSVALTLSLSPLWFLAPLLALILLTGPLRAAVRRWGTLRCAVTATGVVGAVDLAARLLPAGSEPPPVTVLAAWSVPYLLGLAHADGRLTGRRDATRLVAIGVVGLATVLVLGYPVSAVGVPGDGRSNLDPPSLLVVALAVTQVGLGLLARPALARLPRHPLPGRLVHEINRHTVRIYLWHQPVLVAVAVVVAHAGSALPGLHSSPDGPAWLLARVGWLPVLTVTLAVLVHRRRGGSSPPPRPAVEVAGG, encoded by the coding sequence GTGAGCGGTCGACTCACGGCGCACCGACCGCAGCGTGACCCCGCCATCGACGGGCTACGGGCGTACGCGGTCGCCGGGGTGGTGCTCGGCCACTGGCTGGTCACCGGCCTGGTGCTCGACGCCGGGGGAAGACTGACCCTGGCCAGCCCGCTGACCGCGATGCCGGCGCTGGCGCCGGTCAGCTGGGTGTTGCAGACCCTCGGGTTGTTCTTCTTCACCGCCGGATACGCCTCGGGCCGCTCCGCCGCCCGGCGTCCGGGCCCCGGCTGGCTGACCCGCCGGCTGCACCGGCTGCTCCTGCCGGCGGTGGCGTTGCTCGGTACGGGTGCGGCCGTGCTGCTGGCCGCCACGGTGGCAGGCGTGTCGGAGGACAACCTGTCGGTGGCGCTGACCCTGTCGCTCAGCCCGCTGTGGTTCCTGGCCCCGCTGCTCGCCCTGATCCTGCTCACCGGCCCGTTGCGCGCCGCAGTACGCCGATGGGGCACGCTGCGCTGCGCGGTCACCGCGACGGGCGTGGTGGGCGCGGTCGACCTGGCCGCCCGGTTGCTGCCCGCCGGCAGCGAACCACCACCGGTGACCGTACTGGCCGCATGGTCGGTGCCCTACCTGCTGGGCCTCGCCCACGCCGACGGCCGGCTGACCGGCAGGCGCGACGCGACCCGGCTGGTCGCCATCGGCGTGGTCGGCCTCGCCACGGTGCTCGTCCTGGGCTACCCGGTCAGCGCGGTCGGCGTGCCCGGAGACGGCCGGTCCAACCTGGATCCGCCGTCCCTGCTGGTGGTGGCGCTCGCGGTCACCCAGGTCGGGCTCGGCCTGCTGGCCCGGCCCGCGCTGGCCCGGTTGCCGCGCCACCCGCTGCCCGGCCGGCTGGTCCACGAGATCAACCGGCACACGGTGCGGATCTACCTCTGGCACCAGCCGGTGCTGGTCGCAGTGGCCGTGGTCGTGGCGCACGCCGGGTCCGCCCTACCGGGCCTGCACAGCAGTCCCGACGGCCCGGCCTGGCTGCTGGCCCGGGTCGGCTGGCTGCCGGTGCTGACGGTGACCCTGGCCGTCCTGGTCCACCGACGCCGCGGCGGATCCTCGCCGCCCCCGAGGCCCGCAGTCGAGGTGGCCGGCGGCTGA
- a CDS encoding alpha/beta hydrolase: MVRSDVLRLAVAAVLGAGLVAPSAATTSGTPAGFVEAYPAMSAAMNAAGQPYAGWTAQGRQFLAFDPRGDGSAVEVVGDLATADRIAVLVPGVGTRLSDFDRGLDGIAHRAPARQARDLHAALSDAEPHARVAVLAWLGYDPPDGITAAASPASARHGALVLGRQLRMLAARRPTARVTLVGHSYGALVAGLAAGDAPPQVTDLVSLGGIGIGVDHADRLGRVRVWAAEASNDWIRRVPQVRLPGLGHGIRPGEPSFGARWLPVAATTGHDGYLLPGEPTLAAIATVVLYGTAERADPQAVPLGRSVRGAAR, translated from the coding sequence ATGGTGCGCAGCGACGTTCTTCGACTGGCGGTCGCCGCCGTGCTCGGTGCCGGGCTGGTGGCACCGTCGGCCGCCACGACGTCCGGTACGCCGGCTGGCTTCGTCGAGGCATACCCGGCGATGTCGGCGGCGATGAACGCGGCCGGCCAGCCGTACGCCGGTTGGACGGCCCAGGGGCGGCAGTTCCTGGCCTTCGACCCGCGCGGGGACGGCAGCGCCGTCGAGGTCGTCGGGGACCTGGCCACCGCTGACCGGATCGCCGTGCTGGTCCCCGGCGTGGGCACCCGGTTGTCCGACTTCGACCGCGGGCTGGACGGCATCGCCCACCGCGCTCCCGCCCGGCAGGCCCGGGACCTGCACGCCGCGTTGAGCGACGCCGAACCACACGCCCGGGTCGCGGTGCTGGCCTGGCTCGGCTACGACCCGCCCGACGGAATCACGGCGGCGGCGTCTCCGGCCAGTGCCCGCCACGGCGCGCTGGTACTCGGCAGACAGCTGCGGATGCTGGCCGCGCGGCGACCCACCGCCCGCGTCACGCTCGTCGGGCACAGCTATGGCGCGCTGGTCGCCGGGCTGGCCGCCGGCGACGCCCCACCACAGGTGACCGACCTGGTGAGCCTCGGCGGCATCGGGATCGGCGTCGACCACGCCGATCGACTCGGCCGGGTCCGGGTATGGGCCGCCGAGGCGTCGAACGACTGGATCCGCCGCGTTCCGCAGGTGCGGCTGCCCGGGCTCGGGCACGGGATCCGCCCGGGTGAGCCGTCCTTCGGCGCGCGGTGGCTCCCGGTGGCTGCGACGACCGGCCACGACGGGTACCTCCTGCCCGGCGAGCCGACCCTGGCCGCCATCGCCACGGTCGTGCTGTACGGCACCGCCGAACGGGCCGATCCGCAGGCGGTGCCGCTCGGCAGGTCGGTGCGGGGAGCGGCACGGTGA
- a CDS encoding response regulator, with translation MIRVLIVDDQAMVRQGFGALLAAQPDLLVVGDAADGAQAVAEARRLDPDVVLMDVRMPVLDGLAATRKLLGDRPAGRPRVLILTTFDLDDYVYEALRAGASGFLLKDAPAADLVHAVRVVAAGDALLAPTVTRRLIAEFAARPQRQRPRPTTLAALTPRETEVLRLIARGRSNAEISAELVVAEQTVKTHVGRILAKLHLRDRAQAVVLAYETGLVAAGE, from the coding sequence ATGATCCGGGTGTTGATCGTCGACGACCAGGCGATGGTCCGCCAGGGCTTCGGCGCGCTGTTGGCCGCCCAGCCGGACCTGCTGGTGGTCGGCGACGCCGCCGACGGTGCCCAGGCCGTCGCCGAGGCCCGCCGACTCGACCCGGACGTGGTGCTGATGGACGTCCGGATGCCGGTGCTCGACGGCCTGGCCGCGACCCGGAAACTGCTCGGCGATCGGCCGGCCGGCCGGCCCCGGGTGCTCATCCTCACCACTTTCGACCTGGACGACTACGTCTACGAGGCACTGCGTGCCGGAGCCAGCGGCTTCCTGCTCAAGGACGCACCGGCCGCCGACCTGGTGCACGCGGTACGGGTGGTCGCCGCCGGAGACGCGCTGCTCGCCCCGACCGTCACCCGCAGGCTGATCGCCGAGTTCGCCGCCCGGCCGCAACGACAACGGCCCCGACCCACCACGCTGGCCGCGCTCACCCCCCGCGAGACCGAGGTGCTTCGGCTTATCGCCCGGGGCCGCTCCAACGCCGAGATCTCCGCCGAGCTGGTCGTCGCCGAGCAGACCGTCAAGACCCACGTCGGCCGAATCCTTGCCAAGCTGCACCTGCGCGACCGCGCCCAGGCCGTCGTCCTCGCCTACGAGACCGGACTGGTGGCGGCCGGGGAGTAG
- a CDS encoding sensor histidine kinase, producing MNRPVVRAALAALRRTAAGPDYPAVRLPLRRLPRTAAALRSLGLGALFGLTLVGTQYLRDARDLPAATAWLLSALAVAPLPILLTRPLWAWRITLVGLFFGAFNRRPWEDWPWSPVQIVVSLTVLLVVAARVDRLVLAWVALLSLLPVWIFVPAQNQVGVTLLFVTLLLVGDLVRHNLVARRALAEQVQVNELEKARRAVLEERTRIARELHDVVAHHMSMIAVQAETAPYRLTAVPDPARAEFAAIADSARAALTDMRRLLGVLRSEAEDPQIAPQPSLAELPTLVATARRAGMAVTLETDVAAEPSAAVGLAAYRIVQEGLANAARHAGGAAVRVTIRDRAGGLAVGVVNAGGSASARPDAKGGGQGLTGMRERAVSLGGSLTAGPTGDGGYAVDAVLPDNHEDGTR from the coding sequence GTGAACCGTCCTGTCGTCCGTGCCGCTCTGGCGGCCCTGCGCCGCACCGCGGCCGGGCCGGACTATCCCGCCGTTCGGCTACCGCTGCGCCGGCTGCCCCGGACGGCCGCCGCGCTCCGGTCGCTCGGACTGGGGGCACTGTTCGGGTTGACCCTGGTCGGCACGCAGTACCTGCGTGACGCGCGCGACCTGCCCGCCGCCACCGCCTGGCTGCTCTCGGCGCTCGCCGTCGCACCACTGCCGATTCTGCTGACCCGGCCGCTCTGGGCCTGGCGGATCACGCTCGTCGGACTCTTCTTCGGCGCCTTCAACCGCCGGCCGTGGGAGGACTGGCCGTGGAGTCCGGTCCAGATCGTGGTCAGCCTCACCGTCCTGCTGGTCGTGGCGGCCCGGGTCGACCGGCTGGTGCTCGCCTGGGTCGCCCTGCTCAGCCTGCTGCCGGTCTGGATCTTCGTGCCGGCGCAAAACCAGGTCGGCGTCACCCTGCTGTTCGTGACGCTGCTCCTGGTCGGTGACCTGGTCCGGCACAACCTCGTCGCCCGGCGGGCGCTGGCCGAACAGGTCCAGGTGAACGAGTTGGAAAAGGCCCGGCGCGCGGTGCTGGAGGAACGCACCCGAATCGCCCGGGAACTGCACGATGTGGTCGCACACCACATGTCGATGATCGCCGTGCAGGCCGAGACCGCCCCGTACCGGCTCACCGCCGTACCCGACCCGGCCCGGGCCGAGTTCGCCGCCATCGCCGACTCCGCCCGGGCGGCGCTGACCGACATGCGGCGGCTGCTCGGTGTCCTGCGCAGCGAGGCGGAGGATCCGCAGATCGCACCACAGCCCAGCCTGGCGGAGCTGCCCACGCTGGTCGCCACCGCACGCCGGGCCGGCATGGCGGTGACGCTGGAGACCGACGTCGCCGCCGAACCTTCGGCGGCGGTCGGGCTGGCCGCGTACCGGATCGTCCAGGAGGGACTTGCCAACGCGGCGCGACACGCCGGCGGCGCCGCGGTGCGGGTCACGATCCGGGACCGGGCCGGCGGCCTCGCCGTAGGCGTGGTGAACGCCGGCGGCAGCGCCTCGGCCAGACCGGACGCCAAAGGAGGCGGTCAGGGGTTGACCGGCATGCGGGAACGAGCCGTCTCCCTGGGTGGCAGCCTCACCGCCGGTCCCACCGGCGACGGCGGATACGCGGTGGACGCCGTCCTGCCCGACAACCATGAGGATGGAACCAGATGA
- the fabG gene encoding 3-oxoacyl-ACP reductase FabG, which produces MSRTVLVTGGNRGIGLAIAQAFAKQGDRVAITHRGSGVPDGLFGVRCDITDAESVDAAFAAVEAELGPVEVLVANAGITDDTLLLRMSEEQFTRVLDTNLTGAYRCAKRAAAKMLRARWGRMIFISSVVGLSGGAGQVNYAASKAGLVGVARSIARELGSRNITANVVAPGFIETDMTAGLPQERKAEILKSIPAGRMASPEEVAAVATWLAGDSAGYVCGAVIPVDGGLGMGH; this is translated from the coding sequence GTGTCGCGAACTGTGCTGGTTACCGGAGGCAACCGCGGGATCGGCCTGGCCATCGCCCAGGCCTTCGCCAAGCAGGGTGACCGGGTGGCGATCACCCACCGGGGCAGCGGTGTGCCCGACGGGCTGTTCGGCGTGCGGTGCGACATCACCGACGCCGAGTCGGTCGACGCCGCCTTCGCGGCGGTCGAGGCGGAACTGGGACCGGTGGAGGTGCTGGTCGCCAACGCCGGCATCACCGACGACACGCTGCTGCTGCGGATGTCCGAGGAGCAGTTCACCCGGGTGTTGGACACCAACCTGACCGGCGCGTACCGCTGCGCCAAGCGGGCCGCGGCGAAGATGCTGCGGGCCCGGTGGGGCCGCATGATCTTCATCTCCTCGGTGGTCGGGCTCTCCGGCGGTGCCGGCCAGGTCAACTACGCGGCCAGCAAGGCCGGCCTGGTCGGGGTGGCCCGCTCGATCGCCCGGGAACTGGGCAGCCGGAACATCACCGCCAACGTGGTCGCGCCCGGCTTCATCGAGACCGACATGACCGCCGGGCTGCCGCAGGAGCGCAAGGCGGAGATCCTCAAGTCGATTCCGGCCGGTCGGATGGCCAGCCCGGAGGAGGTCGCCGCGGTGGCCACCTGGCTGGCCGGCGACAGCGCCGGTTACGTCTGCGGCGCGGTCATCCCGGTCGACGGTGGCCTGGGCATGGGCCACTGA
- the fabI gene encoding enoyl-ACP reductase FabI: MSGLLAGKRLLVTGVITDASIAFSVAKLAQENGAQVVLTGYGRLSLVERIAKRLPEPAPIIELDVTSPEHLAGLADKVREHVDGLDGLVHSIGFAPQSCLGGGFLDAAWEDVATALHVSTYSYKSLAVAALPMMAAGSSVVGLTFDATKAWPVYDWMGVAKAGLESASRYLAMHLGKQGIRSNLVAAGPLRTMAARSIPGFEQFEDAWAERAPLGWDLTDQEPAARACLALLSDWFPATTGEIVHVDGGYHAIGA; encoded by the coding sequence ATGTCCGGACTGCTGGCCGGTAAGCGGCTGCTCGTCACCGGCGTCATCACCGACGCCTCGATCGCCTTCTCGGTGGCGAAGCTCGCCCAGGAGAACGGCGCCCAGGTCGTGCTCACCGGCTACGGCCGGCTCTCGCTGGTGGAGCGGATCGCCAAGCGGCTGCCCGAGCCGGCCCCCATCATCGAGCTGGACGTGACCAGCCCCGAGCATCTGGCCGGACTGGCCGACAAGGTCCGGGAGCACGTCGACGGCCTCGACGGGTTGGTGCACTCGATCGGGTTCGCCCCGCAGAGCTGCCTGGGCGGCGGGTTCCTCGATGCCGCCTGGGAGGACGTGGCGACCGCGCTGCACGTCTCGACGTACTCCTACAAGTCCCTTGCCGTCGCGGCGCTGCCGATGATGGCGGCGGGCAGCTCGGTGGTCGGGCTGACCTTCGACGCCACCAAGGCGTGGCCGGTCTACGACTGGATGGGCGTGGCCAAGGCCGGGCTGGAGTCCGCCTCCCGTTACCTGGCCATGCACCTGGGCAAGCAGGGCATCCGCAGCAATCTGGTCGCCGCCGGCCCGTTGCGCACCATGGCCGCCCGGTCGATCCCCGGCTTCGAGCAGTTCGAGGACGCCTGGGCCGAGCGCGCCCCGCTGGGCTGGGACCTGACCGACCAGGAGCCGGCCGCCCGCGCCTGCCTGGCGCTGCTGTCGGACTGGTTCCCGGCCACCACCGGCGAGATCGTGCACGTCGACGGCGGCTACCACGCCATCGGCGCGTAG
- a CDS encoding ferrochelatase, whose amino-acid sequence MAYDAVVLVSFGGPEGPDDVLPFLQNVTRGRGVPPQRLAEVAEHYQHFGGVSPINQQCRKLLAAIRADFADQGLDLPVYWGNRNWHPMLADTVAQLRDDGVRRALAFVTSAYGGYSACRQYQEDITAARAAVGPDAPVIEKLRQFWDHPGFVEPHADAVRAALAQLDPARRAGTRLVFTAHSVPVSAADSAGPHGGRYTAQLAETARLVHAAAAPDLPYDLVWQSRSGPPHVPWLEPDINDHLTALAAQGVTGVVVSPIGFVSDHLEVVWDLDTEALDAAKQLGLDFVRAGTPGTDPRFVTMVRELVRERIDPDGGGLRRRLGELPIWDTCATVCCVPRRRPS is encoded by the coding sequence ATGGCGTACGACGCGGTGGTGCTGGTTTCCTTCGGCGGCCCGGAGGGTCCGGACGACGTGCTGCCGTTCCTGCAGAACGTGACCCGGGGGCGGGGCGTCCCGCCGCAGCGGCTGGCCGAGGTCGCCGAGCACTACCAGCACTTCGGCGGGGTCTCCCCGATCAACCAGCAGTGCCGGAAGCTGCTCGCGGCGATCCGTGCCGACTTCGCCGACCAGGGCCTCGACCTGCCCGTGTACTGGGGCAACCGGAACTGGCACCCGATGCTCGCCGACACCGTGGCCCAGCTGCGCGATGACGGTGTGCGGCGGGCGCTGGCGTTCGTCACCAGTGCGTACGGCGGATACTCCGCCTGCCGGCAGTACCAGGAGGACATCACCGCGGCGCGGGCGGCGGTCGGCCCGGACGCGCCGGTGATCGAGAAGCTGCGCCAGTTCTGGGACCATCCCGGTTTCGTCGAGCCGCACGCCGACGCGGTGCGGGCGGCGCTGGCCCAGCTCGATCCGGCCCGGCGGGCCGGCACCCGGCTCGTCTTCACCGCACATTCCGTGCCCGTCTCGGCGGCCGACAGTGCCGGCCCGCACGGCGGCCGGTACACCGCCCAACTCGCCGAGACGGCCCGGCTGGTGCACGCGGCGGCGGCCCCGGACCTGCCGTACGACCTGGTCTGGCAGAGCCGCTCCGGCCCGCCGCACGTGCCGTGGCTCGAACCGGACATCAACGATCACCTGACCGCCCTGGCCGCGCAGGGCGTGACCGGCGTGGTGGTCAGCCCGATCGGTTTCGTCTCCGACCACCTGGAGGTGGTGTGGGACCTCGACACCGAGGCGCTGGACGCGGCCAAGCAGCTCGGTCTCGACTTCGTCCGGGCGGGGACGCCCGGCACCGACCCGCGCTTCGTGACCATGGTGCGGGAGTTGGTGCGGGAGCGGATCGACCCCGACGGGGGCGGCCTGCGCCGCCGCCTCGGCGAGCTGCCCATCTGGGACACCTGCGCCACGGTCTGCTGCGTCCCGCGCCGCCGTCCGTCCTGA
- a CDS encoding HAD-IIA family hydrolase yields the protein MHDRKPVESWLTDMDGVLVHEGQPVPGAPEFIARLRSSGKPFLVLTNNSIYTPRDLQARLARMGLDVPEQAIWSSALATAQFLADQRPGGTAYVIGEAGLTTALHAVGYVLSDFAPDYVVLGETRTYSFEAITKAVRLINDGARFICTNPDATGPSVEGALPAAGSVAAMISKATGVEPYFVGKPNPMMMRSALNTINAHSESTAMIGDRMDTDILCGLEAGLETILVLTGISTRVEAERYPYRPSRIVNSVADLIDEV from the coding sequence ATGCATGACCGTAAGCCCGTCGAGAGCTGGCTCACCGACATGGACGGCGTGCTGGTGCACGAGGGCCAGCCGGTGCCCGGCGCGCCCGAGTTCATCGCCCGGCTGCGTTCCTCCGGCAAGCCATTCCTGGTGCTGACCAACAACTCGATCTACACGCCGCGTGACCTGCAGGCCCGGCTCGCCCGGATGGGCCTGGACGTGCCGGAGCAGGCGATCTGGTCCTCCGCCCTGGCCACCGCCCAGTTCCTGGCCGACCAGCGGCCGGGCGGCACCGCGTACGTGATCGGCGAGGCCGGGCTGACCACGGCGCTGCACGCGGTGGGCTACGTGCTCAGCGACTTCGCCCCCGACTACGTGGTGCTGGGGGAGACCCGCACCTACAGCTTCGAGGCGATCACCAAGGCGGTCCGGCTGATCAACGACGGGGCCCGGTTCATCTGCACCAACCCCGACGCCACCGGCCCCTCGGTGGAGGGTGCCCTGCCGGCGGCCGGCTCGGTGGCCGCGATGATCTCCAAGGCGACCGGCGTGGAGCCGTACTTCGTCGGCAAGCCCAACCCGATGATGATGCGGTCCGCGCTGAACACCATCAACGCGCACTCGGAGAGCACCGCGATGATCGGCGACCGGATGGACACCGACATCCTGTGCGGGTTGGAGGCCGGGCTGGAGACGATCCTCGTGCTGACCGGGATCAGCACCCGGGTCGAGGCGGAACGCTACCCGTACCGCCCGTCGCGGATCGTCAACTCGGTGGCCGACCTGATCGACGAGGTCTGA